From Lujinxingia vulgaris, a single genomic window includes:
- a CDS encoding SDH family Clp fold serine proteinase produces the protein MSARDFKASIEQIETLLACPTFVALASWRGEYAVDLDEEAGGRLATQVLRRYREAPFTDAALVILARGGHVAFAETLLRTLRHLDVSLTVLVPHEVSGMASVLALGAERIVLHPAAGLGACDRGMCVLERVPWTANLLEHLPELTDPAIFGEQATQTLSTVANQQRYRAEVRLALARQVSARQISPELVAATSLERLGEEGVADLGGLTRAGARAEVASPELAELLEHLIRAARDTHGLFDTPRARFERSTDWADEVEFAPAEDVAGALLASASLRDLYVLDTGSPDPDSPRLQGRWLNPHGT, from the coding sequence ATGAGCGCCCGCGACTTCAAAGCGAGCATCGAGCAGATCGAGACGCTCCTGGCGTGTCCCACCTTCGTGGCGCTCGCCAGCTGGCGCGGCGAGTACGCGGTTGACCTCGATGAAGAGGCGGGCGGGCGCCTGGCTACGCAGGTGCTCCGCCGCTACCGCGAGGCCCCCTTCACCGACGCCGCTCTCGTGATCCTGGCGCGCGGGGGCCACGTCGCCTTCGCCGAGACCCTGCTGCGCACGCTCCGCCATCTCGACGTGAGTCTCACGGTCTTGGTCCCCCACGAAGTCAGCGGCATGGCCAGCGTGCTGGCGCTCGGCGCTGAGCGAATCGTGCTGCACCCGGCCGCCGGGCTCGGAGCCTGCGATCGCGGCATGTGTGTGCTGGAGCGCGTCCCCTGGACGGCGAACCTGCTTGAGCACCTGCCCGAGCTCACCGACCCCGCCATCTTTGGGGAGCAGGCCACCCAGACCCTGAGCACCGTCGCCAACCAGCAGCGCTACCGTGCCGAGGTTCGCCTGGCGCTCGCCCGTCAGGTCAGCGCCCGCCAGATCAGCCCGGAGCTCGTCGCCGCGACCTCCCTGGAGCGTCTGGGAGAGGAGGGCGTCGCCGACCTCGGGGGGCTTACCCGCGCCGGTGCCCGCGCCGAAGTCGCTTCCCCCGAACTGGCGGAACTTCTCGAACACCTCATCCGCGCCGCCCGCGACACCCACGGCCTCTTTGATACCCCGCGCGCCCGCTTCGAGCGCTCCACCGACTGGGCCGACGAGGTCGAGTTTGCCCCGGCCGAAGACGTCGCCGGCGCGCTCCTGGCCAGCGCCTCGCTGCGCGATCTTTATGTGCTTGATACCGGAAGCCCCGATCCCGACTCTCCGCGCCTCCAGGGCCGCTGGTTGAATCCCCACGGAACATAA